In Prionailurus viverrinus isolate Anna chromosome C2, UM_Priviv_1.0, whole genome shotgun sequence, one DNA window encodes the following:
- the ATP6V1A gene encoding V-type proton ATPase catalytic subunit A, with the protein MMDFSKLPKILDEDKESTFGYVHGVSGPVVTACDMAGAAMYELVRVGHSELVGEIIRLEGDMATIQVYEETSGVSVGDPVLRTGKPLSVELGPGIMGAIFDGIQRPLSDISSQTQSIYIPRGVNVSALSRDVKWDFTPCKNLRVGSHITGGDIYGIVNENSLIKHKIMLPPRNRGTVTYIAPPGNYDTSDVVLELEFEGIKEKFSMVQVWPVRQVRPVTEKLPANHPLLTGQRVLDALFPCVQGGTTAIPGAFGCGKTVISQSLSKYSNSDVIIYVGCGERGNEMSEVLRDFPELTMEVDGKVESIMKRTALVANTSNMPVAAREASIYTGITLSEYFRDMGYHVSMMADSTSRWAEALREISGRLAEMPADSGYPAYLGARLASFYERAGRVKCLGNPEREGSVSIVGAVSPPGGDFSDPVTSATLGIVQVFWGLDKKLAQRKHFPSVNWLISYSKYMRALDEYYDKHFTEFVPLRTKAKEILQEEEDLAEIVQLVGKASLAETDKITLEVAKLIKDDFLQQNGYTPYDRFCPFYKTVGMLSNMIAFYDMARRAVETTAQSDNKITWSIIREHMGEILYKLSSMKFKDPVKDGEAKIKADYAQLLEDMQNAFRSLED; encoded by the exons ATGATGGATTTCTCCAAGCTACCCAAAATACTTGACGAAGATAAAGAAAGCACATTTGGTTATGTGCATGGGGTCTCAGGACCTG TGGTTACAGCCTGTGACATGGCAGGTGCAGCCATGTATGAGCTGGTGAGAGTGGGCCACAGTGAGTTGGTTGGAGAGATTATCCGACTGGAGGGTGACATGGCTACTATCCAGGTGTATGAAGAAACCT CGGGTGTGTCTGTTGGAGATCCTGTACTCCGCACTGGTAAACCCCTCTCAGTAGAGCTTGGGCCTGGCATCATGGGAGCTATTTTTGATGGTATTCAGAGACCTTTGTCAGATATCAGCAGTCAGACCCAAAGTATCTACATTCCCCGAGGAGTAAATGTGTCTGCTCTTAGCAGAGATGTCAAATGGGATTTTACACCTTGCAAAAACCTGCGG GTTGGTAGTCACATCACTGGTGGAGATATTTATGGAATTGTCAACGAGAACTCACTCATCAAACACAAAATCATGTTACCCCCGCGAAACAGAGGAACTGTAACTTACATTGCTCCACCTGGAAATTATGATACCTCA GATGTTGTCTTGGAACTTGAATTTGAAGGTATAAAGGAAAAGTTTAGCATGGTCCAAGTGTGGCCTGTACGTCAAGTCCGGCCTGTCACTGAGAAGCTGCCAGCTAATCATCCCTTGTTGACTGGCCAGAGGGTCCTTGATGCCCTTTTTCC ATGTGTACAGGGAGGAACTACTGCAATCCCAGGGGCTTTCGGCTGTGGAAAGACAGTGATATCGCAGTCTCTATCCAAATATTCCAATAGTGATGTGATCATCTATGTAGGATGTGGTGAACGAGGAAATGAGATGTCTGAAGTCCTCCGGGACTTCCCAGAG CTCACGATGGAAGTCGATGGTAAGGTGGAATCAATTATGAAGAGGACAGCTTTGGTAGCCAATACCTCCAACATGCCTGTTGCTGCTAGAGAAGCTTCTATTTATACTG GAATTACGCTGTCAGAATATTTCCGTGACATGGGTTATCACGTCAGTATGATGGCTGACTCTACCTCTAGATGGGCGGAGGCCCTTAGAGAAATCTCTGGTCGCTTAGCTGAAATGCCTGCAG ATAGTGGATATCCTGCGTACCTTGGTGCCCGTCTGGCCTCTTTCTATGAGCGAGCAGGCAGGGTGAAATGTCTTGGAAAtcctgaaagagaaggaagtgtCAGCATTGTAGGAGC ggTTTCTCCACCTGGTGGTGATTTTTCTGATCCAGTTACATCCGCTACTCTTGGTATTGTTCAG gtGTTTTGGGGCTTAGATAAGAAACTAGCTCAACGTAAGCATTTCCCCTCTGTCAACTGGTTAATCAGCTATAGCAAGTACATGCGTGCGTTGGACGAGTACTATGACAAACACTTCACAGAATTTGTTCCTCTGAGGACCAAAGCTAAGGAGATTCTGCAGGAAGAAGAAGACCTGGCAGAAATTGTACAACTTGTCGGAAAG gctTCTCTAGcagaaacagataaaatcacTCTGGAAGTAGCAAAACTTATCAAAGATGATTTCTTACAACAAAATGGGTATACTCCTTATGACAG GTTCTGCCCATTCTACAAGACAGTAGGGATGCTGTCCAACATGATTGCGTTTTATGATATGGCCCGTAGAGCTGTTGAAACCACTGCACAGAGTGACAATAAAATCACATGGTCCATTATCCGTGAGCACATGGGGGAGATCCTCTATAAACTTTCCTCCATGAAATTCAAG GATCCGGTAAAAGACGGTGAAGCAAAGATCAAGGCTGACTACGCACAACTTCTTGAAGACATGCAGAACGCATTCCGTAGCCTCGAAGATTAG